The proteins below are encoded in one region of Nitrospira sp.:
- the glyQ gene encoding glycine--tRNA ligase alpha subunit, translating to MSVTFQNLILALHRFWAAQGCIIHQPYDLEMGAGTFHPATFLRALGPEPWRSAYAQPCRRPTDGRYGENPNRLQHYYQYQVVLKPSPDHVQALYLESLSVLGIDPTQHDIRFMQDDWESPTLGAWGLGWEVRLDGMEITQFTYFQEIGGIELEPITVELTYGTERIAMYLQGVDSVFDLQWNDTLTYGDIHHRSEVEFSRSNFEEGTVPRLMGLFQSYEAECRDLLAKGLTLPAYDYCIKSSHAFNLLDARGAISVAERTGYIARVRGLARQCAEQYVQSREDMGHPLLHRTTATSGPRSRGRRAKP from the coding sequence TTGTCCGTGACCTTCCAGAACCTCATCCTCGCGCTGCATCGATTTTGGGCCGCACAAGGCTGCATCATCCATCAGCCCTACGATCTGGAAATGGGCGCCGGCACGTTTCATCCCGCAACTTTCCTACGAGCGTTGGGGCCCGAGCCCTGGCGTTCCGCCTACGCACAGCCGTGCCGACGACCAACCGACGGCCGATACGGTGAAAATCCCAATCGATTGCAGCACTACTACCAGTACCAAGTCGTCCTCAAACCGTCTCCCGATCACGTTCAGGCCCTCTACCTGGAAAGCCTCTCCGTGCTCGGCATCGACCCAACGCAGCACGACATCCGCTTCATGCAGGACGATTGGGAATCACCCACGCTGGGGGCTTGGGGACTGGGGTGGGAAGTGCGGCTCGACGGGATGGAGATCACGCAGTTCACCTATTTTCAGGAAATCGGCGGGATCGAACTGGAGCCGATCACCGTCGAATTGACATACGGCACCGAGCGCATCGCCATGTACTTGCAAGGCGTCGACAGTGTGTTCGATCTCCAATGGAACGACACGCTGACGTACGGCGACATTCATCATCGGTCGGAAGTCGAATTTTCCCGATCCAACTTCGAAGAAGGCACCGTCCCGAGGCTGATGGGGCTGTTTCAATCCTATGAAGCGGAGTGCCGCGACCTATTGGCGAAGGGCCTCACGCTCCCAGCTTACGACTATTGCATCAAATCCTCACACGCCTTCAATTTGCTGGATGCCCGCGGGGCGATCAGCGTCGCCGAACGGACCGGTTACATCGCCCGAGTGCGGGGACTGGCTCGGCAATGCGCGGAGCAATACGTGCAGAGCCGAGAAGACATGGGACATCCATTGCTGCATCGGACCACCGCGACGTCAGGGCCTCGAAGCCGTGGACGCAGGGCAAAACCGTAA
- the ribD gene encoding riboflavin biosynthesis protein RibD produces MSDTPCDRRFMAEALRLAARGRGATSPNPMVGALVVARGRVIAKAYHRRAGGPHAEVLALAQAGPMARGATLYLTLEPCCHTRKLTPPCLPLIVTAQVARIVIAMPDPNPAVAGRSIRALRKAGVTVSVGCFGEDAAALNRIYVHWMRTGLPWVVLKAGMTLDGKIATASGESRWITGLDSRAHAHRLRSELDAVMVGAGTVIRDNPQLTARVAIGRTRRQTLAARQPACVIVDGTLRISPHAHVLRTSRTRPVLVATTERASSVRIRQFQRGGAEVLTFRSRRGLVPVRALLAELARRRISSVLLEGGSTLNAAVLREGLVNQFRFYVAPRLLGGQDAISVIGGRSPASLTETIPLGQVTLEQAGNDLIIDGIVLYH; encoded by the coding sequence GTGAGCGACACCCCGTGCGATCGCCGGTTCATGGCGGAGGCCCTGCGCTTGGCCGCGCGAGGCCGCGGAGCCACCAGCCCCAATCCCATGGTCGGCGCCCTGGTCGTGGCGCGCGGCCGGGTGATCGCGAAGGCTTACCACCGACGTGCCGGCGGCCCACATGCCGAGGTACTGGCGTTGGCGCAGGCCGGTCCAATGGCCCGCGGCGCCACCCTCTATCTCACGCTTGAACCCTGCTGTCACACCCGCAAACTTACGCCGCCCTGCTTGCCACTGATTGTCACGGCACAAGTCGCTCGTATCGTCATTGCCATGCCCGATCCGAATCCGGCCGTCGCGGGACGGAGCATTCGCGCCTTGCGCAAGGCTGGCGTCACCGTCAGCGTCGGGTGCTTTGGAGAGGACGCGGCGGCGCTCAACCGGATCTATGTGCACTGGATGCGCACCGGCCTCCCCTGGGTCGTCCTGAAAGCCGGCATGACACTCGACGGCAAGATTGCCACTGCCTCCGGCGAGTCCCGCTGGATCACCGGCCTGGATTCCCGCGCCCACGCACACCGACTGCGGAGCGAACTCGATGCCGTCATGGTCGGGGCGGGGACGGTTATCCGTGACAATCCTCAACTGACGGCACGGGTTGCGATCGGCCGCACGCGGCGACAGACGTTGGCGGCTCGGCAGCCGGCCTGCGTGATCGTGGACGGAACGCTACGGATCTCGCCCCACGCCCACGTGCTACGGACGAGCCGCACGCGGCCCGTGCTGGTGGCGACAACGGAACGCGCCTCCTCCGTGCGAATCCGACAATTCCAGCGAGGCGGCGCGGAGGTGTTGACGTTCAGGAGCCGACGCGGACTCGTCCCGGTCCGTGCCCTCTTGGCCGAGCTTGCACGGCGGCGCATCAGCTCAGTATTGTTGGAAGGCGGCAGCACACTGAATGCGGCCGTGTTGCGGGAGGGGCTGGTGAACCAGTTCCGCTTCTACGTGGCGCCTCGTCTGCTCGGCGGGCAGGACGCCATCAGCGTCATCGGCGGACGCAGCCCCGCTTCGTTGACCGAGACGATTCCGCTCGGTCAGGTGACCTTGGAGCAAGCCGGTAATGATCTCATCATCGACGGGATTGTGCTTTACCACTGA
- a CDS encoding transketolase, with protein sequence MSPAAVQTELLTLLQNKAANLRIDSVRATTEAGSGHPTSCCSAADIVAALFFSVMRYDPKDPQHANRDRFVLSKGHAAPLLYAAWAEAGLFPKSRLTTLRRLDSELEGHPMPRVSFVDVATGSLGQGLSAGLGMALNAKYVDKTDYRTYVLMGDGESVEGSVWEAVEVARQYQLDNLCAIVDVNRLGQSDPTMLQHDMEAYRSRWSGFGWHAIIVDGHDLAALLDAFAEAGATKGRPTVLLAKTFKGRGISFVEDKPNWHGKPLKKGDETDRAIAELTRQIKPNGAQPSIQAPSPVPSGSSGVKAMPSPSYKVGDAVATREAFGVALQALGESNPTVVGLDADVKNSTYTDKFGKAFPPRFFENFIAEQNMVGAAVGLSTCGKIPFAATFACFLTRAYDFIRMAAISQVNIKLVGTHVGVSIGEDGASQMGLEDLAIMAAQPGVVVLYPSDATSMYRLVEAAARHKGMVYLRAGRPKSPVLYGPEETFSIGGSKVLRQSEHDQVTIVTAGVTLAEALNAHDQLKAAGVATRVVDLYSISPIDRTTLLSCARATNKRVLTVEDHYAHGGLGDAVLNALSTEGVHATKLAVREIPHSGKPEELIDHFGIGARSIVEAVKQAIK encoded by the coding sequence ATGTCGCCAGCCGCCGTGCAAACCGAACTGCTGACGTTGCTTCAGAACAAGGCCGCCAACCTGCGGATCGATAGCGTTCGGGCAACGACCGAGGCGGGAAGCGGCCATCCCACGAGTTGCTGTTCCGCCGCCGATATCGTCGCGGCCCTGTTCTTTTCCGTCATGCGGTACGATCCGAAGGATCCGCAGCATGCCAATCGTGATCGCTTCGTGCTCTCCAAGGGACATGCCGCTCCCCTGCTCTATGCGGCCTGGGCGGAGGCCGGACTGTTCCCCAAGAGCCGCCTCACGACGTTGCGGAGGCTCGATTCCGAGTTGGAGGGCCACCCCATGCCGCGGGTCTCGTTCGTGGACGTGGCCACCGGATCGCTGGGGCAAGGCTTGTCGGCCGGACTCGGAATGGCGTTGAATGCCAAGTATGTGGACAAGACCGACTACCGAACCTACGTGCTCATGGGCGATGGAGAGTCGGTGGAAGGGTCGGTTTGGGAGGCGGTGGAAGTCGCGCGGCAATACCAGCTCGACAATCTGTGCGCGATCGTGGACGTCAATCGGCTCGGACAGAGCGATCCCACGATGCTCCAGCACGACATGGAGGCCTATAGGTCTCGGTGGTCCGGATTCGGCTGGCACGCCATCATCGTGGACGGACACGACCTCGCGGCTCTGCTCGACGCGTTTGCCGAGGCCGGGGCGACCAAGGGGCGCCCGACGGTGCTCCTCGCGAAGACCTTCAAAGGCAGAGGAATTTCCTTTGTCGAGGATAAACCGAACTGGCACGGCAAGCCCTTGAAAAAGGGGGATGAGACGGATCGAGCGATCGCTGAATTGACGAGACAGATCAAACCGAATGGCGCGCAACCGTCCATTCAGGCCCCGTCGCCTGTTCCTTCCGGATCGTCAGGCGTCAAGGCCATGCCGTCCCCTTCATACAAAGTGGGCGACGCCGTGGCGACCCGCGAAGCGTTCGGGGTGGCCTTGCAGGCCTTGGGCGAGTCCAATCCAACGGTCGTGGGACTGGACGCCGACGTCAAGAACTCCACGTACACCGACAAGTTCGGCAAGGCCTTCCCGCCCAGATTTTTTGAAAACTTCATCGCCGAGCAGAACATGGTCGGCGCCGCGGTCGGCTTGTCGACGTGCGGCAAGATTCCGTTCGCCGCCACGTTTGCCTGCTTTTTGACCCGCGCGTACGATTTCATTCGCATGGCGGCGATCAGCCAGGTGAATATCAAATTGGTGGGGACCCACGTGGGCGTCAGCATCGGCGAGGACGGGGCTTCGCAAATGGGCCTGGAAGACCTGGCCATCATGGCCGCCCAACCGGGGGTGGTTGTGCTCTACCCGTCGGACGCCACCAGCATGTACCGGTTGGTCGAGGCTGCGGCCCGGCACAAGGGCATGGTGTATCTGCGCGCCGGTCGTCCAAAGTCACCGGTGCTGTACGGGCCCGAGGAGACCTTCTCCATCGGAGGGTCGAAAGTGCTTCGTCAGAGCGAGCACGATCAGGTGACCATCGTGACGGCCGGCGTCACGCTAGCCGAGGCGTTGAACGCGCACGACCAATTGAAGGCGGCGGGTGTGGCCACTCGTGTCGTGGACCTTTACAGCATCTCGCCCATCGATCGGACGACACTGTTGAGCTGTGCGCGAGCGACGAATAAGCGGGTGCTGACCGTGGAGGACCACTACGCCCACGGCGGCCTGGGCGATGCCGTGCTGAACGCGCTGTCCACTGAAGGCGTCCACGCCACGAAGCTGGCCGTTCGGGAGATCCCACACAGCGGGAAGCCCGAGGAGTTGATCGATCATTTTGGAATCGGGGCGCGCTCCATTGTCGAAGCCGTCAAGCAAGCCATCAAATAG
- the glyS gene encoding glycine--tRNA ligase beta subunit has protein sequence MARSRTQPRKHPKGRSSQPASADLLLELGTEELPFQFIGPSRGVLEKATANFFNELRLTHGTIRSFATPRRLTLLVEELADHQSAATKESMGPPKSAAYDASGQPTKAALGFAASQGVPVTALEVRQLPKGEYLFAVKREEGRTTEAVLKEHLAHVILQLSFPKAMKWNETGFRFARPLRWILALYGDRIIRLEVGGVQSGNRTFGHRVLAGKPAAKGVTIDRASNYESALERAGVIVDPTRRRALIEQQLNTLAQRAKGRWRTDEGLLEQAVYAVEFPSVIIGDFDPQFLELPADVIETAMREHQGFFALRATSGDLLPKFMAVVNNRCKDMSLIRKGNERVLAARLSDAAFYYHEDQKTNLNDRAARLGTVIYHQKLGTMGQKAERLEALAGWLAETLGDASSVESARRAARLSKADLLTGVVGEFPALQGIMGGVYAHRDGESTEVAAAIRDQYLPRGMDGNVPETAVGKIVSLADRLDTLAAFFRAGMIPKGSEDPFALRRHALSIVRIVIEGQLTLDLRKALDEARGLVKPHLTHAGDDLAKPLPFLLERFRYYVATTSGIPADLIEAATSWAQARPTLDLNDTMERIQALHGIAKRLEFGPLVVGFKRAHRLVEKEQWTKDDIHLDAFQHEAERDLHAALMNVKAQMPAWLDGRHYSDALNALVGLKPHIDAFFDGVMVNVEDRNLRANRLSLLRVIDNLFMSVADFSVVLEQGAAGG, from the coding sequence ATGGCTCGCTCCCGGACACAGCCCCGCAAACATCCTAAGGGTCGCTCAAGTCAGCCAGCGTCGGCCGATCTGCTGCTTGAATTAGGGACCGAGGAGTTGCCGTTCCAATTCATCGGACCCTCACGTGGTGTATTAGAGAAGGCTACCGCGAATTTTTTCAACGAACTCCGTCTCACGCACGGGACTATCCGATCGTTCGCCACCCCGCGCCGCTTGACCCTGCTGGTGGAGGAGTTGGCCGATCACCAATCGGCCGCCACCAAGGAGTCCATGGGTCCGCCCAAGTCCGCCGCGTACGATGCCTCCGGCCAGCCTACAAAAGCGGCGCTTGGGTTTGCCGCCTCGCAGGGTGTGCCGGTCACAGCGCTCGAAGTTCGGCAGCTCCCCAAGGGCGAGTACCTCTTTGCGGTCAAGCGCGAGGAAGGACGTACAACCGAAGCGGTGTTGAAGGAACATCTCGCTCACGTGATTCTTCAGCTGTCCTTCCCAAAGGCCATGAAATGGAACGAGACGGGATTCCGTTTTGCGCGGCCGCTCCGCTGGATCCTCGCTCTGTACGGAGACAGGATCATTCGATTGGAAGTCGGCGGAGTGCAATCGGGCAACCGCACGTTTGGGCATCGCGTCTTGGCCGGGAAACCGGCCGCCAAGGGAGTCACCATCGACAGAGCGAGCAACTACGAATCCGCACTCGAACGCGCCGGCGTCATCGTCGATCCGACCCGGCGCCGGGCGCTGATCGAACAACAGCTGAATACGCTGGCGCAGCGAGCCAAGGGACGATGGCGCACCGACGAAGGATTGCTGGAGCAGGCCGTGTACGCCGTGGAGTTTCCCAGCGTCATCATCGGCGACTTCGATCCTCAGTTTCTTGAACTCCCCGCCGATGTCATTGAGACGGCCATGCGGGAACACCAAGGGTTCTTCGCGCTGCGCGCGACGTCGGGGGATCTGTTGCCGAAATTCATGGCCGTGGTGAACAACCGGTGCAAAGACATGTCGCTCATTCGCAAGGGCAACGAGCGGGTGCTTGCCGCTCGTCTGTCGGATGCGGCCTTCTACTACCACGAGGATCAAAAAACGAATCTCAACGATCGGGCGGCTAGACTCGGTACGGTTATTTACCATCAGAAGCTCGGCACGATGGGACAGAAGGCCGAGCGATTGGAAGCCTTGGCCGGCTGGCTGGCGGAAACACTCGGAGACGCGTCGTCGGTCGAGTCCGCGCGCCGTGCGGCACGCCTCAGCAAGGCCGACCTCCTGACCGGCGTGGTCGGGGAATTTCCCGCGCTCCAGGGCATTATGGGAGGCGTCTATGCCCACCGGGACGGTGAGTCCACCGAGGTGGCAGCGGCAATCCGAGACCAGTACCTTCCTCGGGGCATGGACGGCAACGTACCGGAGACCGCCGTCGGCAAAATCGTGTCGCTCGCCGACCGATTAGATACCCTGGCCGCATTTTTCAGGGCCGGCATGATACCGAAGGGTTCTGAAGATCCCTTTGCCCTGCGGCGTCATGCGCTCTCGATCGTCCGTATCGTCATTGAAGGCCAACTCACACTCGATCTTCGGAAGGCGCTGGATGAGGCGCGGGGCCTCGTCAAACCGCATCTCACACATGCCGGCGACGACCTCGCCAAACCACTACCATTCTTGCTCGAGCGCTTTCGGTACTATGTGGCAACAACCTCCGGCATCCCCGCGGATCTGATCGAGGCGGCCACGAGTTGGGCGCAGGCTCGCCCTACGCTGGACCTGAACGATACGATGGAGCGCATTCAGGCCCTCCATGGTATCGCGAAGCGACTCGAGTTCGGCCCGCTCGTGGTTGGCTTCAAGCGGGCACACCGCCTAGTCGAAAAGGAACAATGGACCAAGGATGACATCCACCTCGACGCGTTTCAGCACGAGGCAGAGAGAGACCTTCATGCAGCACTCATGAACGTAAAAGCACAGATGCCGGCATGGCTCGATGGTCGGCACTATTCGGACGCATTGAATGCCTTGGTCGGCCTGAAGCCGCACATCGACGCATTTTTCGATGGGGTCATGGTCAACGTCGAGGACCGAAATTTACGTGCCAATCGGCTGTCCCTCCTCCGCGTCATCGACAATCTCTTCATGAGTGTGGCAGATTTCTCGGTCGTGCTTGAACAGGGAGCGGCAGGAGGGTAG
- a CDS encoding membrane protein: MPRRVPVPSPVSHTVLALIIFGVCYLAIVTERVHKTIVALFGAALMISLGIVSQDEAFYSHEFGVDYNVIFLLIGMMVIVNVTRETGLFEILAIWAAKRAKAQPFRMVVLLSLITAVLSAMLDNVTTVLLMAPVTLEIAKRLELNPLPLLLPQALASNIGGTATLVGDPPNIMIASKAELGYLDFIVVLGPVVVVIMGVFILGLWLAFGRHLTVAPHLREAMMALKAMEAVRDRALLVRCVWLLAIVNLGFCFHGLLHLEPATIALLGASMFMLIGHPRTKEKHAADLAYLTDVEWKTIFFFIGLFILVGGLVKVGVIGALAGQLVEWTRGNTMGTTFAVLWGSAILSAIVDNIPYVAAMNPLIVDLARSLHPTIEDQTLLVHQPDIIPLWWALALGACLGGNGTLIGASANVVIADISRRAGYPITFWQFTKMGLPVMFGSLLIGHLYLWLRYFL; encoded by the coding sequence GTGCCTCGACGAGTGCCGGTTCCGTCTCCCGTGTCGCATACCGTACTCGCGCTCATCATCTTCGGCGTTTGCTACCTGGCCATCGTCACCGAACGGGTGCACAAGACGATCGTCGCCCTGTTCGGGGCCGCCCTCATGATCAGTCTGGGAATCGTCAGCCAGGATGAGGCGTTTTATTCCCATGAATTCGGCGTGGACTACAATGTCATCTTCCTGCTAATCGGCATGATGGTGATCGTCAACGTCACCCGCGAAACGGGTCTCTTCGAAATCCTCGCCATTTGGGCCGCGAAGCGCGCGAAAGCGCAACCATTCCGGATGGTGGTGCTGCTCTCGCTCATCACCGCCGTGCTGTCCGCCATGCTCGACAACGTGACGACCGTGTTGCTCATGGCGCCGGTCACGCTGGAAATCGCCAAGCGATTGGAGCTGAATCCCCTCCCCCTGTTGTTGCCTCAAGCCCTGGCCTCCAACATCGGCGGTACGGCGACCTTGGTCGGCGACCCTCCGAACATCATGATTGCCAGCAAGGCCGAACTCGGGTACCTGGACTTCATCGTCGTGCTCGGTCCGGTGGTTGTGGTGATCATGGGCGTATTCATTCTCGGGTTGTGGCTCGCCTTCGGTCGGCATCTCACCGTGGCGCCCCATTTGCGCGAGGCGATGATGGCGCTCAAGGCGATGGAAGCCGTCCGGGATCGCGCGTTACTGGTCCGATGCGTCTGGCTGCTGGCGATCGTCAACCTCGGCTTCTGCTTCCACGGGCTGTTGCACCTCGAACCGGCGACCATCGCCTTACTCGGCGCGAGCATGTTCATGCTCATCGGGCATCCCCGTACAAAGGAGAAACATGCGGCCGACCTCGCTTACCTGACGGACGTCGAGTGGAAGACGATTTTCTTCTTCATCGGGCTATTCATTCTTGTCGGGGGGCTGGTGAAGGTAGGCGTCATCGGCGCACTGGCGGGCCAACTCGTGGAATGGACCCGAGGCAATACCATGGGGACCACATTCGCGGTGCTGTGGGGCTCGGCGATTCTCTCGGCGATCGTGGACAACATCCCCTACGTCGCCGCCATGAATCCCCTGATCGTTGATTTGGCGCGATCGCTCCATCCGACGATCGAGGACCAGACGTTGCTGGTGCATCAACCCGATATCATCCCGTTGTGGTGGGCGCTCGCGCTCGGAGCCTGTTTGGGAGGCAACGGCACGCTCATCGGCGCCTCCGCCAATGTGGTGATTGCGGACATTTCCAGGCGGGCCGGCTATCCGATCACGTTCTGGCAATTCACCAAAATGGGCCTGCCCGTCATGTTCGGTTCCTTGCTGATCGGCCACCTGTATCTGTGGCTGCGCTACTTTCTGTAG
- the ppdK gene encoding pyruvate, phosphate dikinase, translated as MAAKKKFVYYFGDGKAEGTGDMKNLLGGKGAGLAEMTNLRISVPAGFTITTEACVEYYKNGKKYPPGMWDEALVALKRVERSMGMKFGDPANPLLVSVRSGARASMPGMMDTVLNVGLTTRTVEGLAAKTRNERFAQDSYRRFVTMFGSIVMGVSREHFEEILNQKKAQLKVTQDTHLDAKALRDLVVSFKELIKHDTGLEFPDDPLDQLRMATNAVFSSWYGARAITYRKLYNIPDTWGTAVNVVAMVFGNMGETSGTGVSFTRDPATGEGRFFGECLMNAQGEDVVAGIRTPLPVTELARLLPSAYKELEHTYKRLEKHYRDMLDLEFTIQEGKLYMLQTRVGKRTGIAAVRIAVDMVKEGVISKDEAVKRVEPEHLSQYLYPIFDLAEESKRTPLGKGLPAGPGAAAGKVALTPERAVDMQAAGNRVILVRQETSPDDIHGMNASLGFLTARGGMTSHAAVVARQMGKVCVAGCDAVEVESSQSVRIGSKVFREGDYLSINGSTGNVYDGDIPVVPSEVIQVLEGKMQPSKSEKFQRFEQILKWADDIRALKVRANADVPDQARIARGFGAEGIGLCRTEHMFFAEDRISMMQKMILARTREDRERYLDQLLPLQKQDFIGLYREMKGYPVTIRLLDPPLHEFLPRREELMVEIAKYELTGGSAAVLEEKRQLLARVEELHEFNPMLGLRGCRLGITMPEITRMQVRAIIEAACEIAKEGKKIVPEIMIPLVGMVTEMKAQKDLVREVAQDTMKQYGVKLNYLVGTMIELPRAAVMARNIAKEAEFFSFGTNDLTQTTFGFSRDDAAKFVGVYKEQKILENDPFAVLDREGVGQLMTHAIRNGRQTRPDIKLGICGEHGGDPSSIEFCHQLGLDYVSCSPYRVPIARLAAAHSAMEGKTEAKAAGNAKRKPVRRGAAKSRPKKR; from the coding sequence GTGGCTGCCAAGAAGAAATTCGTCTACTACTTCGGTGACGGCAAGGCCGAGGGCACCGGAGACATGAAGAACCTGCTCGGCGGGAAGGGCGCCGGGCTGGCTGAGATGACCAACCTCCGCATTTCGGTCCCGGCCGGGTTCACCATCACGACGGAGGCCTGCGTCGAGTACTACAAGAACGGCAAGAAGTATCCGCCGGGGATGTGGGACGAGGCTCTGGTGGCGCTCAAACGCGTCGAGCGCTCCATGGGTATGAAGTTCGGCGACCCCGCCAATCCGCTCCTGGTCTCGGTGCGGTCGGGGGCGCGGGCCAGCATGCCCGGCATGATGGACACGGTCCTCAATGTCGGGCTCACGACCCGCACCGTCGAGGGGTTGGCTGCAAAAACCCGTAACGAGCGCTTCGCGCAGGACAGTTACCGCCGATTCGTGACGATGTTCGGCAGCATCGTCATGGGCGTAAGCCGCGAGCACTTCGAAGAAATCCTGAATCAGAAAAAGGCGCAGCTGAAAGTCACCCAGGATACGCACTTGGATGCCAAAGCGCTCCGCGATCTCGTGGTGAGCTTCAAGGAACTCATCAAGCACGATACGGGCCTCGAATTTCCCGACGATCCGCTGGACCAGCTCCGGATGGCCACCAATGCGGTGTTCTCGTCCTGGTACGGTGCCCGCGCCATCACCTATCGCAAGCTCTACAACATCCCTGATACCTGGGGCACAGCCGTCAATGTGGTGGCCATGGTCTTTGGCAACATGGGCGAGACCAGTGGCACGGGCGTCTCGTTCACTCGCGATCCCGCGACGGGCGAGGGCCGTTTCTTCGGCGAATGCCTGATGAACGCGCAAGGCGAGGACGTGGTGGCCGGCATCCGCACGCCGCTGCCCGTGACCGAACTCGCCAGGCTGTTGCCGAGCGCCTACAAGGAGCTGGAGCACACCTACAAGCGGCTGGAGAAGCATTACCGGGACATGCTCGACCTGGAGTTCACGATCCAGGAAGGCAAGCTCTACATGCTCCAAACCCGTGTCGGCAAGCGAACCGGTATCGCCGCCGTACGCATCGCGGTCGACATGGTCAAGGAAGGAGTCATCTCGAAAGACGAAGCCGTCAAGCGCGTCGAGCCCGAACACCTGTCGCAGTACCTGTATCCCATCTTCGACTTGGCCGAGGAATCCAAACGGACTCCGCTGGGAAAAGGCTTGCCCGCGGGGCCCGGCGCGGCGGCAGGCAAGGTCGCCCTGACACCGGAGCGGGCCGTAGACATGCAAGCGGCCGGCAATCGCGTCATTTTGGTGCGTCAGGAAACCAGCCCGGACGACATTCACGGCATGAACGCGTCCCTCGGATTCCTCACCGCGCGCGGAGGCATGACCTCGCATGCCGCTGTCGTCGCGCGGCAAATGGGCAAGGTGTGCGTCGCCGGTTGCGACGCCGTGGAAGTCGAGAGCAGCCAGAGCGTGCGGATCGGCAGCAAGGTCTTTCGCGAGGGAGATTATCTCTCGATCAACGGATCGACCGGCAACGTCTACGACGGCGACATTCCTGTCGTGCCTTCGGAAGTCATTCAGGTATTGGAAGGGAAGATGCAGCCGTCGAAGTCGGAAAAATTCCAGCGTTTCGAGCAGATTCTCAAGTGGGCCGACGACATCCGCGCCCTCAAGGTCCGGGCGAACGCCGACGTGCCCGACCAAGCCCGCATCGCCAGGGGCTTTGGCGCGGAAGGCATCGGCCTGTGCCGGACCGAGCACATGTTCTTTGCCGAGGACCGGATCTCTATGATGCAGAAGATGATCCTGGCCCGGACCCGGGAAGACCGCGAACGGTACCTCGACCAACTCCTGCCGCTTCAAAAGCAGGATTTCATCGGGCTCTACCGCGAGATGAAAGGATACCCGGTCACCATTCGACTGCTCGACCCGCCGTTGCACGAGTTTCTCCCGCGCCGCGAAGAACTGATGGTGGAAATCGCCAAGTACGAATTGACGGGCGGCAGCGCCGCCGTCCTCGAAGAGAAGCGTCAGCTGCTCGCCCGCGTCGAGGAGCTGCATGAATTCAATCCAATGTTGGGCCTTCGCGGGTGCCGCCTGGGCATCACTATGCCCGAGATCACGCGGATGCAAGTCCGGGCCATCATCGAAGCCGCCTGCGAAATCGCCAAGGAGGGCAAAAAGATCGTCCCGGAGATTATGATTCCACTCGTCGGGATGGTCACCGAGATGAAGGCTCAGAAGGACCTCGTGCGGGAGGTCGCGCAAGACACGATGAAGCAATACGGAGTCAAGCTCAACTACCTGGTCGGCACCATGATCGAACTCCCGAGGGCCGCCGTGATGGCCCGCAACATCGCCAAGGAGGCGGAGTTCTTTTCCTTCGGCACCAACGACCTGACCCAGACGACATTCGGCTTCTCGCGCGACGACGCAGCCAAATTCGTCGGCGTTTACAAGGAGCAGAAAATACTCGAGAACGACCCATTCGCCGTGCTGGATCGCGAGGGAGTCGGACAGTTGATGACCCACGCCATTCGCAATGGTCGCCAGACTCGCCCCGACATCAAGCTCGGCATTTGCGGGGAGCACGGTGGAGATCCCAGCTCGATCGAGTTCTGCCATCAACTCGGACTCGACTACGTCAGCTGCTCTCCCTACCGCGTCCCGATCGCCAGATTGGCCGCCGCCCACTCCGCGATGGAAGGCAAGACCGAGGCGAAAGCGGCGGGGAACGCCAAGCGGAAGCCTGTCCGCAGGGGAGCCGCGAAGTCGCGCCCGAAGAAGCGGTGA